The following coding sequences are from one Nicotiana tomentosiformis chromosome 3, ASM39032v3, whole genome shotgun sequence window:
- the LOC104086921 gene encoding uncharacterized protein: MFEEGLVVDYPNSDQYELVTVGKLAKQEAYIFHIFSSEGSGVWHEFQFSMKFFDCLALIGKPVYVHNSLHWLRVDGRVLGFDTKREEAKILDLPEFISHQDSIRRKYIISPGSNTWLGMTQGLLTLVYCLNKSIVIATYDYVSNNWRVSDTMDNFMKAPNGCDYRYGFPIWIDSGPVLFLGEDRFLYEHDSKMSRFKITAVFDKHYMIYHRLCRYFEPSLANVQKTPSDIVRSKHLSAVTATLDELKCFITEGTN, translated from the coding sequence ATGTTTGAGGAAGGCTTAGTTGTCGACTACCCCAATTCAGATCAGTATGAATTGGTAACAGTTGGAAAGCTGGCTAAACAAGAAgcatatatatttcacatattttcatCAGAGGGATCAGGCGTGTGGCATGAATTCCAATTCAGTATGAAGTTTTTCGACTGTTTGGCTCTCATTGGTAAACCTGTTTACGTGCATAATTCCTTGCATTGGCTCAGAGTTGATGGTCGAGTTCTTGGTTTTGATACAAAGAGAGAAGAGGCTAAAATTCTTGACCTTCCTGAGTTCATCAGTCATCAAGATTCTATTCGCCGTAAGTACATTATTAGCCCTGGTTCCAATACATGGTTAGGGATGACGCAAGGTTTACTAACTCTTGTTTACTGTTTGAATAAATCCATAGTTATTGCTACTTATGATTATGTAAGCAACAATTGGAGAGTTTCCGACACTATGGACAACTTCATGAAAGCTCCAAATGGCTGTGACTATAGATATGGCTTCCCTATATGGATTGACAGCGGACCTGTGCTTTTCCTAGGAGAAGATCGATTTTTGTATGAGCATGATTCTAAGATGAGTAGGTTTAAAATAACTGCAGTTTTTGACAAACACTATATGATTTATCATCGCCTTTGCCGCTATTTTGAACCATCGTTAGCCAATGTCCAGAAGACACCTTCAGATATAGTCCGCTCTAAACATCTCTCAGCTGTTACCGCAACACTAGATGAGCTCAAATGTTTTATCACTGAAGGTACCAATTAG